ACTTTGGCATGTCGAGCATGTCGAGCTCCTGTTCTGCCTCGCGCGTAGCGCGCTCGCGCGCCGCCTTTTCCAACTCGTCCTTGACGTAGTCCGGGATCTCAAGCCCGGCCTGCTGTGAGACAGCCAGCGCAAGCCAGCTGCTGAGGGGATCCCAGACTCCGCAGCGAGGCGTTCGAGGATCGGGTCGTAGGCCTCCGGATATCGAACCGTCCTGACGGCGCGAGGGCCGTATGAACGACGTCCTGGCTTCGCTCTGGCTGGCATGCCCTGTTTCTAGCACGTAGCTGATTCAGAATCACGGATTGGTTCGGTGCGTCGCGCAGACGGCTCTGAGCTCTCATGCCAGGTATAGGCCCAGCCTCGGACGCTTCGCGGACATCGGTTCCCGAAAAAAGTTTGGCTTCGCTGTTGGTACACCTTTTACGCCTCGCGCGGGCGCGCATGTGTGAGGGCTGCCGCTGAAAAGGTGTACCAGGTGTACCAAACGCGATAAAAACACTGATCAGAAGGCAAAAATGCTTGGTACACCTTGCGAATCGGCAGGTGTACCAGAGGTAATGAAACCCCAGGTCAGCGCTAATTTCGTTGGTACACCTCAATTGTGTACCACTGCGCGCGAGTCGGGCTTTGCTGTTACAGCGACGTGCGAGCAATACTGCTGCGTCGACGAGGGTTGTGTGTCATCCGACGCTTCCTCGGAGTGGATTCCTCGGGTGGTGTGGCCCGTCTTCGCTCGCTGAGCTCGGCGTGTCGCGCTAGATCTCTCGATCGGCGGGGATCTTCCAGACGCGGGTGGGTTCTCCACCGATTCGCGCGGTCACGGTTCCGGTCTTGGTGCCGATCAGATGTAGCCGGCGCAGTGTCGTGGTGATCGCTTTGATGCTGAGGGTGGGGTCACCGTGCGCGGCCCGGATGAAGGGCAGCGCTTCGGTGGGGCGGATATACAGGTAGCGGTGGTCGGTGCGTCCGATCACCCACTCCTTGGTCTGGCTGGCGTTGTCGGTGAGCTCGCCGCCGTTGGCGAGCAGGTATCTGACGGCCTCGCGTAGGGCCCAGATGATTTGGTCGTCCTCGCCGAGCCATGACGTCGCGGGCTGGGCGGGAGCATCGAGGCCGAGGGTGCTCAGGATCGTGTCGCCGAGGTAGAACGCGGCGTCGAGGCGCCGGGGCTTGGCGAAGTCGGGATGTCGGGCGATGTTGATCCCATGAGGGTCGAGATCCAGGTGGGGCGCGTTCTGCTGCAGATAGCTCGCGATGATGCGTCGGCCGGCAGCGGCGGGTTCACTTCCCAGCGAGCGGAGCGGTTGAAGGCTGCGCGGACGCTGGGGAAGCTCGATGGTGATGGAGCGCTCGGCGCTGAGCGGCTGAATTGTCTGAGAGCTGGCGATGATCAGCGCGGAGGCCTTGCTGAGTGGGGTGGCGAATGAGACGAAGCTCTCGATCTCGATCTCGTCGAGCGCGCTGAGTGGTGCGCGGGGGCTGACGTGGGGGGCGCTGGTGAGGACCAGTGGCCTGCCGGGCACGACGGCACGTCGGACTCCTGCGAACGTGAGGGGGTCGATGTGTGGTCGTTCGATCTCGCCGGCGAGCTCGGCGAGTGCGTCGGCGAGCGCGTCTCGGGTTGTGGGGGTTCCCCCGATGATGAAGATCGGTGTCGGGAGGGGCTCGATGTAGGAGTACGCGATCGCGCGGACGAGCTTGTCGGCGTGGAGTGGGAACGCCTCACGCAGGGGCTCGATACCCGCAGCCCAGGCGCTTCGCGCGTGAGCTGCGGGTATCGAGTCTGCGAGTGTGCCCATGGTCAGCTGGCGTCGGTGTCGTCGGTGCGGATGGCGATGAGTTCGTGGCCTTCGGGGATCTGCGCTTCGAGCATCTCGCGCGCTTCCTGGTAGCTGCCGGCCTCGACGGTGATCCGCTCTGTGGCGGTGCTGCGGATGGTTCCGATGACGCGCATGGGCGGACCCTAGTGGTCGTCTCCGACATTCCCCGCTGTCATGCGCTGGCTTGCAGGTGCCGTTGCACGTACTCGTCGAGGGCGGCTCGGACGACGTCGGAGTCGGTCTTCATCCCCAGCTGCGCGCGCAGCTGGTCGACCTCGCGCTTGCGGGTCGGGGTGACGCGGGTGCGGATCGTCGGGGACGCGCCGGATCCCGCGGCCGTGCCGCCGACGCGGGGTCGTCCTCCGACGGCCCGTGCGACAGCCTGTGTGCTTCCGAGGGCCTCGAGGAGGAGCTGCTGCCCGATGGCTGCGGCGTCGGCGCCGTGGGCGCTATCCCCCGGCGTTGACGCGCCGGTGGGCTGCTCTTCGAGCGCGGCGAGGGTGGCGTAGCGCTCCTGGTCCTTCTTGCTGAGGGTCATTCGTTCTCCTCCTCCATCTGTCGGCGGTAGTAGGCGCCCAGCGGCATGACGTGGTAGACGACGAAGTTGCCGCCGGGCTTGAGTTCAATGAGCACTTCGATCAGCCGATCGGTCTGTGCGTGCTGTGGGCCGATGAAGACGCGACGCTGGTTGCGGGTGTCGCCGTCGTTGATCTTGACCTTGGTGCTCGTGTAGGTCGCGTTCTGCATTGCGTAGAGAGCGTCAGCGTGGGGGATGTCGTGCTTGTCAGCTGACTCCGGCCACTCGATTCCCATATAGGTATTGTGCCACAAAACACCTGTCTGGGGAACGTGCTGTGGAGAAGTCGATGCTCGCGGCCGCGCGGGGGCGTAGCTTCGCAGGATGGTCCACGACTGGCTGGCAGCCGGCACCCAGCCGCATTGCTGCGGTGTGGTGATGCGCGATCGCCCTGCCGCGTTGGCGTGCGTGGTGTGCGGCCGTGAGGAGGCGCTGCCACAGGTGGCCTCTCCCCCGGTCTTCGTCGGCGCGAGCATCCACGGAGGATGACCCTCTGCTACCTCGAGCTGGTGATGACTTCGATGATCCGGGGGGCGATCGCGGCCGGCGCCGGCGTGATGGGGTGTTCGGCGAGCTTGGTCGGGTCGGCTTCGCGCCAGATGATCCGCCGCTCGTTGCACCAGGTGCAGCTCGCCCCCCAGTGGTACGGGTCGGCGTCGTGCAGCCTGGTGCGCAGCGGCGCCGCATAGGGGCTCTGGATACCGGCACGCCAGCGGACGTGTGGGTGGAGGTCGGCCGCGGAGAGGTACAGGCGACGCCCGATGCCGAGACCCGCGTACAGCTCCCAGCGGTTGCCATCGTCGTGCGGGTTGTCCGGGTTGATCGACGGGATGTCGTAGGGCTTCGAGAACACGTCACCGAACCCGTCGAAGGGATCGACGGCGAATCGTCCACGCAGACCGCTCGCAGCGTGCTGCAGCACGGTCATCGGGTTCCCCTCTGGCGTCGTGGTGCGCAGCAGGTAGATGGTCGGGTCGTCCACCACGCGCCTCACCCGATCGACGTTCTCACGCGCGAGCTGTTCCGCGGCCGCGGCGGTGAGCAGCGGGTGGAGCAACTCGTCGTCACCGGCCTGCAGCACAGCCTCGGCCGCGGCCTCCTCGGCGAGGCCCGGAAGGTGCTCGAGCAGTCGCGGATGCCACTCGTTGGAATGCCGGGAGGTCCGCGCCCAGGCGTTCGCGATCTCGGTCAGCAGCATCGAACGCGCCCATCGCTGTGCTGCATCGTCGAGGCCGTCGCTCTCTTCGAGCTCACGGAGCTGGTCGCGTGCGCGTCTGCGGCCGAACCAGCCCGCGGCCGCGACTTCGGTCCGCGCGCGCCTGCGCCGCAGCACGCGCCGTAGGTACTCCCCTTCGGGGCTGTAGTACTCGTCGGACATTCAGCTGGCGAGGGTGGCGAGGGTGGCGACGATCGCGACGACCAGGCCGGCGGCGATCATGTAGGGGCCGAACGGGAGGTCCGTGCTCTCGTGTCCGTGCTTGCGTCGCACCGCCGCGATGATCGCGTGGGGGAACGCGAGGACGTAGGCGACCGCGATTGCGATGAACGGGAAGTACCAGGTGTGCCACCCGGTGAGCAGCCCCACGCTGAGAGCGAGTTTCACGTCACCGAAACCGACTTGCCCGAGCAGCCCGAACGCTGCCAGCAACACCGCGAGGCCGAGTGCGCCGCTGATTGCAGAGATCGCTGCACCGCCGGCGCCGGCAGTGATCGCGAGAGCGAGGACGGTGCCCGTCAGGAAGGCGGCGAGCGTGAGTGTGAGCGCGTCGGGCAGTCGACGCTCCTGCAGGTCCGTGCGCGCCAGGAGCGCCCCGTAGACGCTGTAGACGCTGATCATGACCCAACTGCCGACCGTGAGCCCGAGATCGGGGCTCAGGGGCGCTGTGATGGCCGCTGACAGAGCGAAGCCCCCCACAGCCGCGAGCGGGTACCGCAACGCCGGGAAACGTCCCGCGCGCGCGCTTTGGGGGGCCTCACGAGTTGTGGTCATGGGTCAGCTGGCGATCGCGTGGCGCTGTCGCAGCTGAGCGATGAGGGACTGCGTCTCGGTGTCGGGCTCGTAGTCCTCGTCGACGGCGGCAAGGTTCTGCTCGAGCTGCGTGATCAGTCGCTCGACGCCGGCGTGGTCGCCTGCCTGGTGCTCGGCGCGCAGACCGTCACGCCAGAAGACCTCGTTGATGGGGTCGACCATGCGTCCGATCGCGGAGGCGAGGCGTGCGTGTCGGACCTTCCCTGTGGACAGGCTGCGGGTGGCTACCTCATGGGCGACGTCGCCAATGGTCGCGATCATTTCGTTGCGCAGCCGGTCGGCGAACACGTAGCGCTTGTCGGGGACGCCGCTGATGGGCTGTCCCTTGACGAGCTCGAGCGCAGCGAGCAGCCGGTCGGTGGGGGTGTCAGAGATCTCGTCACCGATGAGACCGAGGAAGTCCTGCCAGTCGGAGCGGACGTCCTCGTGCAGCCGGTACTCCCCCGTCGTCACGAGCGGCACATAGAGCTCGCCGTCATCGTTCTGTCCGAGCCAGCGGCGAGTCTTGGAGGTCAGCCCGTTGCGGTCGTCGTTTGCCTTCTTGCCCGAGGCGATCTGGCCGGGCCAGAACACGGCGTGTACCTGCTCGGCGGTGGCGTTCGGGTTCACCGACAAGAACGCGACCAGCTCGGTCCCCTTGCGGATTGCCGATCGCCACTGCGCGGCGGTGTTCGGGTTCACCGGCGCCTCTCCACGCGCGCCGCGAACCTCGACGGGTCCGAGCAGCTGCAGGTACGGCCCACGGTGCAGCGGTGTGATCGCCGCGAGCGGCTCGTCGTGCTCGGCCGCGGCCTCCTCGTCGACCAGGTCGACCGTGACGGTCTCCGCCGGCTCCTCGTCGACGGCGGCGGGTGCTGCCTCGTCCGCCTCGGAGATCTCCGCCTCCTTCTCGGCGGCGACAGGCTCGGAGATCTCGACGTCGGGCTCGTCGACGAGCGGGAGCTGCTCGGCTTCGACCTCGTCGGCTTCGACTGCAGCGGCGGGGATCTCGTCGAGCTCGAGTTCGTCGTCGAGCGCGACGCCGGTAGCGGCGCCCTCTGTGGCGACGTCGAACAGCGCGAGGATCTCGTTGTACTCGCGCGTGCCGACAAGCTGCGGGGTGATCGGGATGGCGACGCCGGTGCCGGGGATCTCGAGCTGAGCTCGACGGTCCTCGGTGAGTGCCAGGTTCCAGCTGCCCGTCAGGTGGCCGGCGCTGACAGCTGCGATACCGACCCGCGGGATCCGGGTGACCAGCTCGCTGATGGCTTCACGGGTGGCT
This region of Microbacterium paraoxydans genomic DNA includes:
- a CDS encoding prepilin peptidase, with protein sequence MISVYSVYGALLARTDLQERRLPDALTLTLAAFLTGTVLALAITAGAGGAAISAISGALGLAVLLAAFGLLGQVGFGDVKLALSVGLLTGWHTWYFPFIAIAVAYVLAFPHAIIAAVRRKHGHESTDLPFGPYMIAAGLVVAIVATLATLAS